In Nakamurella antarctica, the following are encoded in one genomic region:
- a CDS encoding pseudouridine-5'-phosphate glycosidase gives MTQGSVVSISAEVRDALAAGQPVVALESTIFTHGLPKPRNLEVAMEAEASLRAAGVVPATIGVVDGVPVIGLSTAEIERLAAAEDNVKISIRDLPIAMARTLSGGTTVAATALLAHRAGIAVFSTGGLGGVHRGASTTFDESADLVALSVTPILVISAGVKSILDIPATLERLETLNIGVIGYRTTTFPGFYVRDSGYEIGYRVDTPAEAADVIRARNALGLESAILLANPIDEDKQLDPKVHGEVLAKALAAAAEQGITGNASTPFLLDYVQLATGGRSLDVNIDVYRGNVALGGQVATELAKQ, from the coding sequence ATGACGCAGGGTTCGGTTGTCTCCATTTCCGCAGAGGTCCGCGACGCGCTCGCAGCGGGCCAGCCGGTTGTCGCGTTGGAGTCGACAATCTTTACCCACGGACTGCCGAAGCCGCGCAACCTGGAAGTGGCGATGGAGGCTGAAGCGTCCTTGCGTGCGGCGGGTGTCGTGCCTGCCACCATTGGCGTGGTTGACGGGGTCCCCGTCATCGGGCTCTCCACCGCAGAGATCGAGCGCCTCGCTGCTGCAGAAGACAACGTGAAGATCAGCATCCGCGACTTGCCGATCGCGATGGCGCGCACCCTCTCGGGAGGCACCACGGTTGCGGCGACCGCATTGCTCGCGCACCGTGCGGGGATCGCCGTCTTCTCCACCGGCGGCCTTGGCGGTGTGCATCGCGGCGCGTCCACTACTTTCGACGAGTCCGCCGACCTCGTCGCGCTGTCCGTCACGCCGATTTTGGTAATTAGTGCGGGCGTTAAATCGATTTTGGACATTCCAGCGACGTTGGAGCGGCTGGAGACGCTCAACATCGGCGTCATCGGCTACCGCACCACCACCTTCCCGGGCTTCTACGTTCGTGATTCCGGTTACGAGATCGGTTATCGGGTCGACACCCCCGCCGAGGCCGCAGACGTCATCCGGGCGCGCAACGCACTCGGGCTGGAGTCGGCAATTTTGCTGGCCAACCCGATCGACGAGGACAAGCAGTTGGATCCGAAGGTGCACGGCGAGGTTTTGGCGAAAGCCCTTGCTGCGGCAGCTGAACAAGGCATCACCGGCAATGCGTCGACCCCGTTCCTGCTCGACTACGTGCAGCTCGCAACCGGCGGGCGCAGCTTGGATGTCAACATCGACGTCTACCGCGGCAACGTGGCGCTGGGCGGCCAGGTAGCCACCGAACTGG